One genomic window of Ilyobacter polytropus DSM 2926 includes the following:
- a CDS encoding phosphoglycerate kinase: MAKKIVTDLELKGKKVLMRVDFNVPLKDGKITNDNRITAALPTIQYVLDQGASVIAFSHLGRVKTEEDKAGKSMAPVAARLTELLGKEVKFVPETRGADLEAAVSEIKPGEIMMFENTRFEDIDGKKESKNDPELGKYWASLGDVFVNDAFGTAHRAHASNVGIASNIEESAAGFLMEKEIKFIGGAVDAPERPLVAILGGAKVSDKIAVIENLIAKADKIIVGGGMMFTFLKAKGLSIGKSLCEEDKLDLAKELMEKAGDKLILPIDTVAAKAFAADAEHRTVAVADMAEDEMGLDIGAASIELFTKALEGSKTVVWNGPMGVFEMPAFAKGTIGVCEAIANLDGATTIIGGGDSATAAIDLGFADKFTHISTGGGASLEYLEGKLLPGVESISEC; the protein is encoded by the coding sequence ATGGCAAAGAAAATTGTTACAGATTTAGAATTAAAAGGTAAAAAAGTACTTATGAGAGTAGACTTCAACGTACCACTAAAAGATGGAAAAATAACAAATGACAATAGAATCACTGCAGCTCTTCCAACAATACAGTATGTACTAGACCAGGGAGCCAGTGTAATTGCTTTTTCTCATCTAGGAAGAGTAAAAACTGAAGAGGATAAGGCTGGTAAGTCAATGGCACCAGTTGCAGCAAGATTAACTGAACTATTAGGAAAAGAAGTTAAATTCGTTCCTGAAACAAGAGGGGCGGATCTTGAAGCGGCTGTATCTGAGATAAAGCCAGGTGAGATCATGATGTTTGAAAATACAAGATTTGAAGATATAGATGGTAAAAAAGAATCTAAAAATGATCCTGAATTAGGTAAATACTGGGCTTCCCTTGGAGATGTCTTTGTAAATGACGCATTTGGAACAGCTCACAGAGCTCATGCTTCAAATGTGGGAATAGCATCAAACATCGAAGAATCAGCTGCAGGGTTCCTTATGGAAAAGGAGATTAAATTTATAGGTGGAGCAGTAGACGCTCCTGAAAGACCACTTGTTGCAATTTTAGGTGGAGCTAAAGTTTCAGACAAAATCGCAGTTATTGAAAATCTTATCGCTAAGGCTGACAAGATTATCGTAGGTGGAGGAATGATGTTTACATTCCTAAAGGCAAAGGGACTAAGCATAGGAAAATCTCTTTGTGAAGAGGACAAACTTGATCTAGCTAAAGAACTCATGGAAAAAGCTGGAGACAAGCTAATACTTCCAATAGATACCGTAGCAGCTAAAGCATTTGCAGCTGATGCAGAGCACAGAACAGTTGCAGTAGCAGATATGGCAGAAGATGAGATGGGACTAGATATAGGGGCAGCGTCTATAGAGCTTTTCACAAAAGCACTAGAAGGTTCAAAAACTGTTGTTTGGAATGGACCTATGGGAGTATTTGAAATGCCTGCTTTTGCAAAAGGGACTATAGGAGTTTGTGAGGCAATTGCAAACCTTGATGGAGCAACTACAATAATAGGTGGAGGAGACTCTGCTACAGCAGCAATTGATCTAGGATTTGCTGATAAATTTACTCATATCTCAACAGGTGGAGGAGCGTCTCTTGAGTATTTAGAAGGGAAATTACTTCCAGGGGTAGAATCTATTTCTGAGTGTTAA
- a CDS encoding GntP family permease, protein MQVSALGTLIGLALSITLIVKKNNPVYSLILGAFVGGVTGGASLPETVSLMVEGAKGITPAILRILTAGVLAGVLIESGAAVKIAETIIEKLGSKRSILALALATMLLTAVGVFISVAVITVSPIAITIAKRLKVSKMSILLAMIGGGKSGNIISPNSNTIVSSQNFGVDLSSLMAANIIPAIFGVVVTCFLAQTLIKKGEQILESGEEDLEKELPSFFSSMTGPVIAIILLALGPITGIYVDPLIALPLGGAIGCLAMGKQSYFKEYIQYGLSKMTEIAILLLSTGTVAGIIKHSTLKDVTIELLDKSGFPEFLLAPISGALMSAATASTTAAATVASATFSTAIVAAGVKSLYGAAMLHAGATVFDHLPHGSFFHTTASCTSTNLEERFKLIPYESAIGFTLTLFSTLIYGLIL, encoded by the coding sequence ATGCAAGTATCAGCATTGGGAACACTGATAGGATTGGCTTTGTCAATAACATTGATAGTAAAAAAGAATAACCCTGTATATAGCCTGATTTTAGGTGCTTTTGTTGGTGGAGTTACAGGGGGAGCCTCTCTCCCAGAAACAGTGTCATTGATGGTAGAAGGAGCAAAAGGAATTACCCCGGCTATTCTTAGAATACTTACTGCAGGAGTGTTGGCAGGAGTATTGATAGAGTCAGGAGCTGCAGTAAAGATAGCTGAAACAATTATCGAAAAATTAGGTAGTAAGAGATCCATACTTGCCCTAGCTTTGGCTACGATGCTCCTTACAGCTGTAGGAGTTTTTATTTCTGTAGCAGTAATCACAGTATCTCCCATTGCAATAACTATTGCAAAACGTTTGAAGGTATCAAAAATGTCTATACTTTTGGCTATGATCGGGGGCGGAAAATCCGGAAACATAATTTCACCTAACTCCAACACAATAGTATCTTCACAAAATTTCGGAGTGGACTTATCTTCTTTAATGGCTGCAAATATTATTCCTGCTATATTTGGAGTAGTAGTAACTTGTTTCTTAGCTCAAACTCTTATAAAAAAAGGTGAGCAGATTTTAGAATCAGGCGAAGAAGATTTGGAAAAAGAGCTTCCATCATTTTTTTCATCAATGACAGGACCTGTTATAGCAATAATTCTTTTGGCCTTAGGTCCTATAACCGGCATTTATGTAGATCCCTTAATTGCCCTTCCACTAGGTGGAGCGATAGGCTGTTTAGCTATGGGTAAACAGTCATATTTTAAGGAATATATTCAATATGGTCTGTCTAAAATGACAGAAATTGCTATTCTTTTACTGAGTACCGGTACCGTTGCAGGCATAATTAAACATTCAACCCTAAAAGACGTCACCATAGAGCTTTTAGATAAATCTGGTTTCCCTGAATTTTTGCTTGCACCAATTTCTGGGGCGTTGATGTCAGCAGCCACAGCTTCTACAACAGCCGCCGCCACAGTAGCGTCTGCGACTTTTTCAACAGCTATTGTAGCAGCAGGAGTAAAATCACTTTATGGGGCCGCAATGCTCCATGCTGGGGCAACAGTTTTTGATCATCTTCCCCACGGATCATTTTTTCATACAACTGCTAGCTGTACCAGTACCAACCTAGAGGAAAGGTTTAAACTGATCCCATATGAGTCTGCAATAGGTTTTACCTTGACATTATTTTCAACACTTATATACGGGTTAATTCTTTAA
- the gap gene encoding type I glyceraldehyde-3-phosphate dehydrogenase produces the protein MAVKVAINGFGRIGRLAFRLMFDSPEFEIVAINDLTDAETLAYLLKYDTAQGRYKSDSIEAIEGGIKVDGKELKIYAERDAKNLPWGDLGVDVVLECTGFYCSKEKSQAHIDAGAKKVVISAPASGDLKTVVFNVNDSVLDGSETVISGASCTTNCLAPVAKVLNDNFGLVKGFMTTIHAYTNDQNILDAPHAKPISARRGRAGAANMVPTSTGAAVAVGKVLPELNGKLDGGAVRVPTITGSCVDLVVELEKEVTAEAINAAIKAAANETLGYTEDPIVSSDTIGMEFGSLFDAACTKVMTVDGKQLVKLLTWYDNEMSYTAQLVRTCKKFASL, from the coding sequence ATGGCAGTAAAAGTTGCAATTAACGGGTTTGGAAGAATAGGAAGACTAGCGTTCAGATTGATGTTTGATTCACCAGAATTTGAAATCGTAGCAATCAACGACCTTACAGACGCGGAAACTCTAGCTTACTTACTAAAATATGATACAGCACAAGGAAGATACAAATCTGATTCAATCGAAGCAATCGAAGGTGGAATCAAAGTAGACGGTAAAGAGTTAAAAATTTACGCAGAAAGAGATGCTAAAAACTTACCTTGGGGAGACTTAGGAGTAGACGTAGTATTAGAATGTACTGGATTCTACTGTTCTAAAGAAAAATCTCAGGCTCATATCGATGCAGGAGCTAAAAAAGTAGTTATATCTGCTCCAGCTTCAGGAGATCTTAAAACAGTTGTATTCAACGTAAATGACAGCGTTTTAGATGGTTCTGAAACTGTAATCTCAGGAGCTTCTTGTACTACAAACTGCTTAGCACCAGTTGCTAAAGTACTAAACGACAACTTCGGATTAGTAAAGGGATTCATGACTACTATCCATGCTTATACAAACGATCAAAATATCTTAGATGCACCACATGCTAAGCCTATATCTGCAAGAAGAGGAAGAGCAGGAGCAGCGAACATGGTTCCTACTTCTACAGGAGCAGCTGTAGCTGTTGGTAAAGTACTTCCTGAATTAAACGGAAAATTAGACGGTGGAGCAGTAAGAGTTCCAACTATTACTGGATCATGTGTTGACCTAGTAGTAGAATTAGAAAAAGAAGTAACTGCAGAAGCTATTAATGCAGCTATCAAAGCAGCAGCTAACGAAACTTTAGGTTACACAGAAGACCCAATCGTATCTTCTGATACAATCGGAATGGAGTTCGGATCATTATTTGATGCTGCATGCACAAAGGTAATGACTGTAGACGGAAAGCAACTTGTAAAATTACTAACTTGGTATGACAACGAGATGTCTTACACTGCTCAATTAGTAAGAACTTGTAAGAAATTTGCTTCTTTATAA
- a CDS encoding RluA family pseudouridine synthase, with product MKKFIIEPQYSNYKISQYLREVKGYSGRSLRNIECYLDGKRVKTTKKLRKLNRLVVKEKDKGTDMKPIKMDLNIVYEDNNLILIDKEPYIIVHPTQKKVDKTLAHGIIHYIHEKTGKILAPRFYNRLDMNTTGIIVVAKNAYTQAFLQYKAEVKKYYQAIVKGIIEEDEIMIEKPLGKEGDELRRKVMPVEKGGQDAKTFVKVIKRYPEKDLSLVELELFTGRTHQIRAHMESLGHPVLGDELYGAKDDRARRQMLHSYKLEFTNPDNLHQETVEIELPEDMKEVLG from the coding sequence ATGAAAAAATTTATAATAGAACCCCAGTATAGTAACTATAAGATATCTCAGTATCTGAGAGAGGTAAAGGGGTACTCAGGAAGAAGCTTGAGAAACATAGAGTGTTATCTTGATGGAAAAAGAGTAAAGACAACCAAAAAACTACGAAAACTAAACCGTCTTGTAGTAAAGGAAAAGGATAAAGGTACTGACATGAAGCCTATCAAGATGGACTTAAATATAGTATATGAGGACAACAATCTTATCCTTATAGATAAAGAGCCCTATATCATAGTTCATCCCACGCAAAAGAAGGTGGATAAAACTCTAGCCCACGGAATAATTCATTATATACATGAAAAAACTGGAAAAATTTTGGCTCCTAGATTTTATAACAGGCTGGATATGAACACGACCGGAATTATTGTGGTGGCCAAAAATGCTTATACCCAGGCTTTTTTGCAGTATAAGGCAGAGGTCAAGAAATATTATCAAGCTATAGTAAAAGGTATAATTGAAGAAGATGAAATTATGATAGAAAAGCCTCTTGGAAAAGAAGGGGATGAACTCAGAAGAAAAGTGATGCCGGTGGAAAAAGGCGGACAGGATGCCAAAACCTTTGTAAAGGTAATAAAAAGATATCCTGAAAAAGATTTAAGCCTTGTAGAATTAGAACTTTTTACCGGAAGAACACACCAGATAAGAGCACATATGGAATCGTTGGGTCATCCGGTACTTGGAGATGAACTCTACGGTGCCAAAGATGACAGAGCCAGAAGGCAGATGTTGCACTCTTACAAATTAGAATTCACTAATCCTGACAACTTGCATCAGGAAACAGTAGAAATTGAGCTGCCAGAGGATATGAAAGAGGTTTTAGGATAA